tcagtcagttcagagacagagcctcccaaccaTCTGCTCCCTTGGCATACTCCTGTCCTGCTATCAAtgttgcaggaaggtcacaacTGTTCCAAATCTGtgttagttattagaataattacagatctGGCTGGTTTTAGTGAGTGTGTAATTACTGGGGCGTCCAACTGGGCCAAcggtgaaaagcacactgcgaggaagactgcttacttcatcctcaagacccctacccacatgaggaagactgcttacttcatcttgaagacccctgctcacatgaggaaaactgcttacttcatcttgaagactcCTAcccacatgaggaagactgcttacttcatcttgaagacccctgctcacatgaggaaaactgcttacttcatcttgaagacccctacccacatgaggaagactgcttacttcatcctcaggACCCCTAcccacatgaggaagactgcttacttaAACAAAGCCCCAGGTCCCTTCAGCATTAATGGGCCCCACTGAGGCTGTTCCTGACAAAGCCTCCCCAGGGCCTCATTAAAGCAAGTACCTGTAGGCTGTGATTACAGCAGACAAAGGCAAAGTGCAGGTGTCTGATGGTGAGAACACCCTTGGTGTGTTTGATGAAGCAGAAAGGCCAagccctgagcacagcccttggaGAAGTAGAGCCTgaaatgctgagaatgaaagttcTCCTCCCAGGCCTTGATGAAAGAGGCAAGTGCCATAGGGCAGGGGACAGAGACCTTTTGTTCTCTGGGGCCTTTCAGCCTTGCCAGAATCCtccctcatctctgctgcaggctgtcctGCACTGGCCCATGCCTGCACCTCTTTCCCTTCAGGCTGCTGACACCCATCTTgctttcccagccagctctcccctggcatttctgtcccttcagtcccatctctgCACCCATGGCTGTCTGTTCCTTGAAACACAAAGCCATGGGCTGAGCCAGACTCCCTCTGGGTCACCTCTTGCACCACAAGTCCACCTTTtgacacacatttctctttcctaacttggAGTCTGAACCTTCCAGGCTGCACTTTGTAgaggtttccttctcttcctgctaGCAAGAAAACCTCCATCATCTCTGAAGACACATTTCCAGTAGTTGCAGGCTGCTACTATAGTGTCAATTCATCAGGTGGAGTGAATATCCCTCATCAAGCTGATCTGAAGGAGGCTTCTAGAGGAATGGGGGATGCCATCAGGATAGAGAGCTGAGCACCATGGGAGAGCAGTGGGAAAAGCCAATGGTCTGGATTGAGAACTTGCTGGCAAGAGCCAACAGGAAAGGTGTTGTCCTTGGGTGCAAGGTATCCCATGCTGTGGGGACAGGGcacctcatctgggacagcttcctGCCTGTAGCCCCCTCTCTGCTGCGCACACCCCACTCTCTGCCCGCACTCACCAGTGTCTCACAGGAGCTTTGcacttcccctgcagcagacaCCTGACTGCAGGAGGTTCCTGCATCCTCCAGGCTCAGGGATGGATCCTGCATTCCAGGCGAATTTGGGCAGTGCAGGAGAGGGAGACAGGAAGGTCGGCTCATGGGGCAGATGAGCAGTGTTCAGGCACCCCCAGCTCTGGGCATTCCCCATGTGCCACACTGAGGCATGTTCCCATCAGGGAAACTTCTCAGACAGCCTCTGGTGTGTCCAGggcctgcagccacactgcaggaACACCTACTCCTCCTCCACCTACAGACATCAACTGCTCTCCATTGCTGGGCTCTGTCCTGCTTGTAAGGGTTTGTTAAAGCCCTGAACCATCACCTTGCTTCTTGCTGACTTCCCTCCAGcctccctcagctccctgcactCTGCTCATTGCCACCAGGAACCAACTGAAGAGTCCAGAAGCTCTCAAGGCTTCCTCAGGGGTGACCATGTTTCTCCATTCCCCATTGCTGGATCCATGGAGTGCCAGGTGTGAGgttcctgcagaggcagagatgcccctgggcagagccctgctgccgggaggggtgtgcagggcagagctgagcacacagcccatgggatgggctctggcagcactgagagggagcagagctgggcacagagcagcagctcctggcagggacagctccaggcagcagagccatgggcagggagtggggggaaagtgcagcccaggcctggggaggctgcgttcaggcagctctcttggtgtctgccttccactgcaggtggctgctggacatgctctgctgggcacaGTCCTTTGCTTCTCCCCATGAGAGCTCCTTGATCTGCCCTCTGaaccctgctgccctgctctcagcacaggacaCGTGCTTGTGGGGGTTCTTCAGATCCATTTGTGTGTGAAGGCATCTTACAGGCAGTGCAAGTGTAAGCACAGGACAAACGGCAAAAAACTGATGgacactgcagctctcctggctctgcactaaGCCTCAAAGAGCTGAGAACTTCTCCCTGATTCTATATTAATGTGATTTTTGGTCATACAAAGAGTGTTTTATACCCCCCCAAAGAAACCACCACCTCATCAGTGTTATGccattaaataaataacacaGTCAAAATAACTCTAAGGCCATACTGATCCGCTCTTGCGCAGCCCAGACTCATCCGTGTTATGAGAACACATAGAGAACTTTACAATCAAGTTAAATTTCATCTGACATCCCTTGTGAACATTATATCTGGACAAATCACTTCTTCAGAGCTAAGATGACTTCCATCCTGGCTTTGAGCAGTGCAAGAGATGGgacaaccacagcttctctgggcaccctgtgccaggttcccaccaccctcacagggaacaatttCCTCCAAATGTCCAAGCTAAATCTCCCTTTTTTTGAGcctaaagccattcccccttgccctgtcactgcaAAGCCCTGTAAAATGCCCTTCATCAGACTTCTTGTGGGCCCTGGTTAGGTATAGGCAGGTTGGTAATatgtctccctggagccttctcttctcgaggctgaacacccccagctctctcaggcCATCTTCATTGCAGACGTGCTACAGTCATTAGAGCATCTTTGTGACTCTTCATAAGCCCATCATTGTAGGATCATAAGAGAAcagaggttggaagggaccacagGAGGTCTCAAGCAGAACTCATCAGGAACACGATCACAGCAATGGTTCAAGGCTTGATTCAGTGTGAGTTGGAAATCCCCAAGGCCAGAGACTGCACAGCCTCTCGGGGTGACTGGATGCAGCACTTGCCTGAGCCTATGGGAACAAGGTTTCCTTCTGTCCTGGCTCAACCTCTCCTATCTCACTATCCCCCATTGCCTTTTGTCCTCCCACCAGGGACCATGGTGAGGAGCCTGACTCTGTAttctccatgtcctccttgcCAGTACAGGCAGCCTCTCCCCAACAGCCTTCCCAAGATCTCAGGTCCCCATCAGCCTTCCCTTCTGCGGGCTGGACAAGCCCAGCTCCCCCAGTTTCTCCCCACAGGCAccatgctccagtccctgcctGTCCTGAGGGCCCATTGCCAAACCCAGTCCTGATTGCCAATAATGTTCCTGAACTGGGGATCTGAAACCTGGCTGCagtatcccagagcatcccttcccttgttctcctgccgtgctcctgctcatacagcccacgatgctgctgtcctcccttgctgccagggcacagctgcctcctgtccagctcctgcccacccagacctttcccatgggctgctcccagccaggcagccccagcctgggccaTTGCAGGGCAGTCCCCTGCAGGGACCCCTgtgtcccctgctctcctgcccaggacaccctgagagctctgcagccccccccatgacatcccatctcctcacaccagcacaacagctccGACCCTTGGGCTCCTcaagagctcttcctgctccaggcacagagcagccatcccagagctggagcagccacaaagctgctttcattccccttcattCTTGCCATGGGAGGACATAGCACAGAGAAGAAGTTGCTGCAGGATCATTTATTTCCCTTAAACACAGGTAGAGACCCACAGTGACAAAACTCACACAATAAGAGTAGCTCCTTAAGCAGGAGGACATGAAAACTGACATTGCCATGAAGACAACATCAGCATAaattgaaacaggaaaacaaatacaaagtaGCAAATATAGACATGGCCAGTCATGAACTACAATGGAAGCCCTTTCCAGGGTAAAGCAGGCAGTGTATGGCTGTTCGAACACATCCAGTCACCAGcttcctcacagcatccttgagctcctggttcctcaggctgtagatgagggGGTTCACTGCTGGAGGCACCACCGAGTACAGCACTGATACCACCAgatccagggatggggaggagatggaggggggCTTCAGGTATGTAAAGGTACCAGTGCTGACAAGCAGGGAGACCACAGCCAGGTGAGGGAGGCACGTGGAAAAGGCTTTGTGGCGTCCCTGCTCAGAGGGgatcctcagcacagccctgaagaTCTGCACATAGGATACCACAATGAACACAAAACAGCCAAGTGCTAAAAGGACACTTAGCACAAGAAGTCCAACTTCCCTGAGGTAGGAATGTGAGCAGGAGAGCTTGAGGATCGGGGGgatttcacagaagaactgctccacagcattgcctctgcagaggggtagtgaaaatgtattggctgtgtgcagcagagcaTTGAGAAAGCCActgccccaggcagctgctgccatgtggacacaagctctgctgcccagcagggTCCCATAGTGCAGGGGCTTGCAGATGGCCACGTAGCGGTCATAGGACATGACAGTGAGGAGATAAAACTCTGctgacatgaaaaagagaaagaaaaagagctgtgcagcacaacCTGTGTAGGAGATGGCCCTGGTGTCCCAGAGGGAATTGGCCATGGATTTGGGCACAGTGGtgaggatgcagcccaggtccagcagggagaggttgagcaggaagaagtacatgggggtgtggaggtgctggtcgcaggctgtgctggtgatgatgAGGCCGTTGCCCAGGAGCGCAGCCAGGGAGATGCCCAGGAAGAGCCAgaagtggcagagctgcagctcccgcGTGTGTGCgaatggcaggaggaggaagtgggtgatggagctgccGTTGGACATCTGCTGCCTGTGGGCATGGGCACTGTCATGGGAGAAACAGGCAGTGACAGGTTAGGACAGGAGGGATGTCAGGTACAGAAGTGAAATTTACACACTCATGACTCTGAACACTTtcaggctgcagaggaaaggctgagagtgACTTGGTAATGATTGTCTCtgaggttggttggtttgtttgttttcccagtgtcacagctgacAAGTGACTTTTTCAGGGATACAATTCCTATGTAGGTCTCTGAAGGCAACTGTGAAGAATCTCATCATGGGACAGACAGAAGGGCTCAACTGTCTGTGGGTTAGTGCCTACTCAAGGTTGCTGCAGAGTCCATCAGTCTGGTTCTCAGCTGCCCTGCACTTTGTAGAGAGAGTCAGCTCCttgcccagcagagcatgtccagcagccacctgcagtgcagacaccaagagagctgcctgaacgcagcctccccaggcctgggctacactttccccccactccctgcccatggctctgctgcctggagctgtccctgccaggagctgctgctctgtgcccagctctgctccctctcagtgctgccagagcccatcccatgggctgtgtgctcagctctgccctgcacacccctcccggcagcagggctctgcccaggggcatctctgcctctgcaggggctcaggagcagctcacacaagTCCTGACAAGACTCTCGCTgccttctccaaagcacagaagtgaattcccagctcccactgcccaaCCTGCCCACCAAGAGTGAAAACATCAAAGCTCAGGATCTTGCCTTCAAAGGTGAACGCTGCCTCAGTGTCCTTCAGTAGGACACTCTGCAAACGTGCTCAGAGTGTTGtggagctctgagcagccctgaCCCACACAGCACCCTCTCCATGCACAAGAACATTTTCCCTTCCATGTCCGGggctcttccttccccctccccagcttcTCTCCCAGCACCGTGTGGagctcccagtcaggctgagtGCTgaccctggcaggcagcagagtccctgcccctgcacacagcccctgggctgcagggaccctgctCGCAAGGACAGCGCTGGGCACCCCTGGCTGCACACCCAcattcacagcctgcagccagcacaaccCGGCACAAGGGAcctgccttgtcctgtccctgccatggtgcagagggaagccctgctctgcaccacatcctcctccttatCTACACACAGAAACTGCAGCTTCATTGCCCTACACCCAGAGCCTTACCACAAAGAGGGCTGGGAAGGTTACTGCTCCAGAaggtttttcctcctcctcagcatcctccactGCCAAGTGCCTTTAAGCTCTCTGAGGCTCACAGGTCTCCTCTtggtcccagctcagcagcagaggccCAGCCCAAggtggctctgcctctgctgctttggGCTCCCTCCAGGCCTCCCTGGGGCTCCAGGGGAACCCCATGGGAAACAGCCTGAAGCAAGTACTGATGCTGCCTCCCTCAGCTGCAGACACACTGCCTTCCTGCACTGACATTGCTCTGATGAGACAGAGTTTGGTCTAAACAACAAGAGTctgtagaatcatggaaccatttaggttgggaaagaccctTAAGAACATCGAGTCCACCATGAacccaacactgccaagtcAAAACATTAACCATGTCCTTTAGAACATGTCTTTTATATACTTCTAGGGATGGTGACACAACCACTtctgtgggcagcctgtttcttgTCCCATCATGAGACGGGACAGGCAGGACAGGACAGGCTGGCATCTCCTTTACCCCTGCTGAAGGAAGGGATTCAGCCTGGTCAGTTGAGCCATCTCATCCTAGGCCTGTAGgcctggggctggaaggggactCAGCTCCCTCCCATAAACACCACAAACCCACAGGAGGTCTCACTTcctcagaaggggaaaatgtacCATTATATAGATGATGTCTTAATCAGAGGAGATTGCCCCCAAGAACTGCAGCAATCACAGTGTGGCAAGCACTCCATGGTGCAGAAGTTGAACTTCCACCTAAGCAATGtcagaaaccaagcagaaaCCAGTCAAATCAGGGGGTACTTGTATAGCAGCAGTGCAGTGATTGCTACAGACAccttcagagaaacagaacaggGGCAGATGCCCCACTCTGGGAAGGAATTACAACAGCTTGTGGGTCCTCCATGGTACTGGAGGAAATATCGACCTGGATTCTCTGTCATTGCTCTCCCACTGTACTCACTGTTATGAAAGGGAAAACCATGGGAATGGAATCCAGAGCATGAGGAAGCAGGAAATACCTCATACAGGAATTAAAACCATACCAGTCACTGGGGCCTGTACATCCTCAACACCCTCTCACAGCAGAATGGGGTTTTGCTGAGCATGGCTCTTCCTGTAACCTATTCAAACTGGCCCTGATGGAGCAAAAAGAGCTTTAATATTCAGGTCACCTCTTTCAGAGACACTGAACAGAGATATTTGGAGTGGGAAAAGGGATTCTTGTCTTTAGTCCCAGCAGTAAAACAAATTgagtaaaacaaaaacattgatCAAGAACAACCAGTACAAGCCATCCACTCAATACATTCAATCCATTCAATTGACTTGATAGGATCCCAAAGTGTACTGCTCCTCTGGATGGATTTATACAAAACCTCAGGCAGAAAATGGCATGTCTGCCTATGGGGGGGGAAGTGAAATTACCTGAAGGACAGACTGAAGGTTCCAAACTACTGCATCTGGTTGCAAATGCAGAGCCATGAGCATCACAGCCTTTCAAAACCTCACCAGGTTTAGAAGCACCTCCCTTCACCCAGAGAACACCAACAGAAAACCCCTGGTTCACCAGTGCCTCAGCAGAAagggtcacagaatcatggaatcaaccaggttggaacagacctttaagctcatccagtccaacccttaccccagcactgctgaggccaccactaacccatggcactgagggtgtGTGCACACTTCTGGGgtggtgactccatcactgccctgggcagcctgttccaatgcctgagcaccctgtggggcaggaattgttcctcagctccatctaaacctgccctggtgcagcttgaggccagttcctcctgtcccatcccttgttccttgggagcagagcccagcccctcctggctccatcctcctgcaggcacttggagggagccatcaggttccccctgagccttctcttctccatctgaagcccccagctccctcagccgttccccatctctcttgtgctccaggccctgccccagctccattgcccttctctggacctgctccagcacctcaaggtctctcttgtagtgagagccccagaactgaacacaggattcaaggtgcagcctccccagtgcccagtgcaggggccctaaccctaaccctaaccctgctgccgcactggtgctgatccagcccACGATGCTGGAGCCTTAATCCCAGTGCTCATCCCATTGGCCCcagcccatggatccagcctgtccagatccctctgcagagcttcctacCCTCCACCACATCAATGCTCCCACCCCAGCTGGTGTCATCTGCACATTTACACATCCCAGTATGGAGCAGTACAGACCAGTCTGCACCAGTACAGACCAATATAGGCCACTATGGCCACAGATACTGCTGGGGTTTCAAtatcccagtgttcccagtccCTACTTCAGGTGCTTCTACTCATCCCCCACCTGACCTCCTTCTTGGTGGTCTTTTGGGGGAACACCCCAAATTAGGCACCCCCCAACTCTGGAGATTCCCCCCAGTTCCCTGATATGGATGGGGTGTTGCAGTCCCTCAAGGGGTCTGGTTTGGGGGCAACAAGCAGGAATTTGGGTCTGGTGGCTTTGGGAGGGAGCAGCTTTTTGGGGGCATCCCCATTTGGGGTGGGGGTGCTTGGTGGGTCCCCTCCAGGATTTTGGGTCCCTGGGTTCATTTGGGAGTGCCCGGGGTGGTGAGGCAGAGAGGGTCACTTTTAGGCTGCCCCAGACCCCCATTTGGGGGTCCTCCCTGCTCTTGCGCTGCTTCAGGGAGATTTGGGGTTACCCCAGGATTTTTGAGTGCACCACTATTGCTTTGGGTGCCTCCAAGGCCCTTTGCTGTGGCAGGGTGGGTCTGGGGTGACCCTTTATTGGGGTGCCACTTCTGGGGGCTCCACACCCTCTGGCAACCTGAATTAACTACTGATACCATAAAttctccatagagacaccatagagaaaacatagagacaccatagagataccatagagaaaccatggagagataccatagaggcaccatagacataccatagagacagcttagagataccatactgacaacatagagacatcatagaggcactgtagaggcaccagagagacatcatagagataccatagagacaccatagagatatcatagagacatcatagagataccatagagacaccatagagatatcatagagacatcatagagataccatagagacaccatagagataccctAGAGACACCAtcgaggcaccatagagacaccatagagataccatagttACAagatagagacacaatagagacaccatagagataccatagagacaccgtacagataccatagagacaccaaagaGCCACCAtggagacacaatagagacaccatagagacaccatagagataccataaattctccatagagacacaatagagataaaatagagacaccatagagataccatagagaaaccatagagagataccatagaggcaccatagacaTACGatagagacaccttagagagataccatagtgacaccatagagacaccatagaggcaccatagaggcaccatagagacactatacaggcaccatagagaaacaatagagacaccatcgaggcaccatagagacaccatagagataccatactgacaccatagagacatcatagaggcaccgtggaggcaccagagagacataatagagatcccatagagacaccatagagactccgTACagaaccatagagacaccatagagccACCAtggagacacaatagagacaccatagagacaccatacaggcaccatagaggcaccatagagacaccatagagataccatagacaccccatagagacaccacagagacaccatagggacaccatagagataccatagacacaccatagagacaccatagacatacCATAGAAACACGATAGAGATACATTGAGACATCAAAGGGAGGTACCATAGAagcaccatagatatacaatagtgacaccgTAGAGACCCCATAGCTACTgcatacagacaccatagagaccccatagagatacaatagagacaccatagagataccatagagagataccatagtgacaccatagagaccccatagagacacaatagagacaccataaagacacgatagagataccagagagacaccatagagataccatagagacatcatagacAGATACCATGGAGGCACCATAGAtgcaccatagatataccatagagacaccatagagagataccatagagacaccatagagaaaccatagatacaccatagagacaccatagagatacgatagagacaccatagagataccataggggcaccatagaggcaccatagagacaccatagagataccatagacacaccatatTGATACCATAGGGACACCACAGAGATAGCATAGACACACCACAAAGACCCCgtagagacacaatagagacctcatagataccccataaaaacaccatagagacaccatacacaacccatagagacacaatacagacatcatagagacaccatagagaaaccatagagagattccatagtgacaccatagagataacatagagacaccatggacgcaccatagatatacaatagtgacaccatagagacaccattgagaccgatagagacacaatagagacaccataaagacaccatagagataccatagaaacATCTTAGAGAGATACCATggaggcaccgtagaggcaccatagagacaccatagaagcaccatagagatatcatagaggcaccatagagacacattagacataccatagagacactatagagacatcatagaggcactgtagaggcaccatagagaccccatagagataccatagagacaccatagagagataccatagagacactatagagacaccatagagacaccatacagacaccatagagataacatagagagataccatagagacacaattatgaccccatagagataccatagagacaccatggaggcaccatagagatagcatagaggcaccatagagacaccatagagatagcatagagacaccatagacagataccatagtgacaccatagagataccatagagatagcatagagacaccatagacagataccatagtgacaccatagagataccatagacacaccatagaggcaccatagatatacaatagtgacaccatagagaccccatagagaccctatagagacacaatagagacaccataaacacaccatagagataccatagacacaccatagagataccatagagaaaccatagagagataccatagaggcaccatagacataccatagagacaccttagagagataccatagtgacaccatagagaaaccatagagacacaatagagacaccatagagaaacaatagagacaccatcgaggcaccatagagaccccatagagataccatactgaaaccatagagacatcatagaggcaccgtggaggcaccagagagacctaatagagataccatagagacaccatagagactccgTACagaaccatagagacaccatagagccACCAtggagacacaatagagacaccatagagacaccatacaggcaccatagaggcaccatagagacaccatagagataccatagacaccccatagagacaccatagaggcaccatagaggcaccatagagacaccatagagataccatagacaccccatagagacaccatagaggcaccatagagacaccatagacatacCATAGAAACACGATAGAGATACATTGAGACATCAAAGGGAGGTACCATAGAagcaccatagatatacaatagtgacaccgTAGAGACCCCATAGCTACTgcatacagacaccatagagacaccatagacatacaatagagaaaccatagagataccatagtgacaccatagagacacattagaGACAACAGAGAGGCACCATAGagccaccatagagacaccatagagataccatagagacatcatagagacaccatagagacaccatagagagataccatagtgacaccatagagaccccatagagacacaatagagacaccataaagacacgatagagataccatagagacaccatagatataccatagagacatcataggTAGATACCATGGAGGCACCGTAGAtgcaccatagatataccatagagacaccatagacagataccatagagacaccatagagataccatagaggcaccatagaggcaccatagagacaccatagagataccatagacacaccatattgataccatagagacaccatagagataccatagacacaccaCAAAGACCCCgtagagacacaatagagacctcatagataccccataaaaacaccatagagacaccatacacaccccatagagacaccatacagacatcatagagacaccatagagaaaccatagagaaaccatagagagataccatagtgacaccatagagataacatagagacaccatggacGCACCATAGATATAAAATActgagaccatagagacaccattgagaccgatagagacacaatagagacaccataaagacaccgtagagataccatagagacatcatagagagataccatggAGGCACCGTACAGgcaccatagacacaccatagaagcaccatagagatagcatagaggcaccatagagacacattagacataccatagagacactctagagacaccatagagacaccatagatatacaatagtgacaccatagtgACCCCAGAGACCCCAC
This Melopsittacus undulatus isolate bMelUnd1 unplaced genomic scaffold, bMelUnd1.mat.Z mat_scaffold_55_arrow_ctg1, whole genome shotgun sequence DNA region includes the following protein-coding sequences:
- the LOC101875806 gene encoding olfactory receptor 14A16-like, yielding MSNGSSITHFLLLPFAHTRELQLCHFWLFLGISLAALLGNGLIITSTACDQHLHTPMYFFLLNLSLLDLGCILTTVPKSMANSLWDTRAISYTGCAAQLFFFLFFMSAEFYLLTVMSYDRYVAICKPLHYGTLLGSRACVHMAAAAWGSGFLNALLHTANTFSLPLCRGNAVEQFFCEIPPILKLSCSHSYLREVGLLVLSVLLALGCFVFIVVSYVQIFRAVLRIPSEQGRHKAFSTCLPHLAVVSLLVSTGTFTYLKPPSISSPSLDLVVSVLYSVVPPAVNPLIYSLRNQELKDAVRKLVTGCVRTAIHCLLYPGKGFHCSS